In a genomic window of Virgibacillus sp. SK37:
- a CDS encoding spore germination protein, protein MARGSFFSKKKKKDSLNKNKKNFDIAIGEDLEKNLEDIKTMLDSPDDLIVRQVSKDNHLYAIVYISGLVEMDFVQNNILKNLQTNTREFPDKANSLLDLFYQEMIAITEIKKAKSLDNISYAILSGNSVLFVDGIDSVLIMGTAGGEKRKIQEPISESLIRGPREGFVESINTNTVILRRYLRDPNLRFKTYETGRRSKQKLVLSYVTGIVNPEIVKEVNRRLETIDLDTLPESGYVEQWIEDSFLSPFPQLLNTERPDKVAAALNQGKVAILLDGTPFVLIAPVTLSDTLQSPEDYYERWSVSSLIRILRFFGVSISLFLPALYIALVSYQPGMIPTKLTFSIAATREGVPFPAVIEAIAMGVTMELLREAGARLPQSIGQTIGIVGGLVIGEAAVQAGVVSPIMVIVVALTAIASFTYPSYSTAIAFRVIRFGLMVAAGIFGLYGIILFYIGIMIHMVNLKSFGIPYSTPFTPSFMDDFKDLVIRAPITMLKKRPLYMKPKDEIRIDKEGEE, encoded by the coding sequence ATGGCGAGAGGTTCCTTTTTCAGTAAAAAAAAGAAAAAAGATTCTCTAAATAAAAATAAAAAGAATTTTGACATAGCGATTGGTGAAGATTTAGAAAAAAACTTGGAAGATATTAAAACAATGCTCGACAGTCCGGATGATTTAATTGTACGTCAGGTCTCCAAGGACAATCATCTTTATGCCATTGTTTATATTTCCGGCTTAGTTGAAATGGATTTTGTTCAAAATAATATACTAAAAAACCTACAAACCAATACAAGAGAGTTTCCTGATAAAGCAAACAGCCTCTTAGATCTTTTTTATCAGGAAATGATTGCTATTACAGAGATTAAGAAGGCTAAAAGCCTTGATAACATTTCTTATGCTATATTGTCTGGGAATTCAGTTTTATTTGTTGATGGAATAGATTCCGTTTTAATCATGGGGACTGCCGGAGGGGAAAAGCGCAAAATTCAAGAACCGATTTCCGAGTCCTTAATACGTGGGCCAAGAGAAGGGTTTGTAGAGAGTATTAACACAAATACAGTGATACTTCGACGCTACCTGCGCGATCCTAACTTGCGATTCAAAACATATGAAACAGGTCGGCGTTCGAAGCAAAAACTTGTGTTGTCATATGTTACAGGTATTGTTAATCCGGAAATTGTTAAGGAAGTTAATCGCAGATTGGAAACCATTGACCTTGATACTCTTCCAGAATCCGGCTATGTAGAACAATGGATTGAAGATAGCTTCCTGTCACCTTTCCCGCAATTATTGAACACGGAAAGACCGGATAAAGTAGCGGCAGCCCTTAACCAAGGAAAGGTAGCTATATTGTTGGATGGAACCCCTTTTGTTCTGATTGCTCCTGTGACATTAAGTGATACGTTACAGTCGCCAGAGGATTATTATGAACGTTGGTCTGTTAGTTCACTCATACGTATTTTACGTTTTTTTGGGGTGTCTATTTCTTTGTTTTTACCTGCGTTATATATTGCACTGGTTTCTTATCAGCCTGGAATGATTCCGACAAAGCTTACTTTCTCTATCGCAGCCACAAGGGAAGGAGTACCATTTCCAGCTGTAATTGAGGCGATTGCAATGGGAGTAACGATGGAATTACTACGTGAGGCAGGCGCAAGGCTTCCGCAATCCATTGGGCAAACAATTGGAATAGTTGGAGGCTTGGTCATTGGTGAAGCGGCAGTTCAAGCAGGGGTTGTCAGTCCCATTATGGTAATTGTAGTAGCACTTACGGCCATCGCTTCATTTACTTACCCCAGTTATAGTACGGCAATTGCTTTTCGGGTTATCCGATTTGGTTTGATGGTGGCAGCGGGTATTTTTGGTCTCTATGGAATAATTCTTTTTTATATCGGTATTATGATTCATATGGTCAATCTGAAAAGCTTCGGCATTCCCTATTCGACGCCTTTTACCCCATCTTTTATGGATGACTTTAAGGATTTGGTTATTCGGGCGCCGATTACGATGTTAAAGAAACGACCGCTGTATATGAAGCCAAAGGATGAGATTCGAATAGATAAGGAGGGAGAGGAGTGA
- a CDS encoding endospore germination permease: protein MKDFKYADEKISHREIMISVPAVAIAVGILIVPSSIASVTVSSDGWVSLLAAGMISIFIAWLIARLAAHFPQQSFFSYASSLVSKPGAIILCLLFAANGILITAYEVKQLANTSHQYLFDRTPEEVVGLAFLLIVIYAVSGSRAGLIRLNIMFFPIIFAISFLLIIFSLKLVKLDNVLPVFQTDLNGYLLGFKESMFIYVGYCMLFFYTAFVRKPEKAPKAAALGMSMAVALYMLLFLCCVFVFGNLATANLVVPTIELAKTVEIPGGFFERFELPLFTIWVMAIFNTAAILLDISVLAISYVFPNLQKKKILFILSPLVFFISELPKNIKEISQLATAISLYSVLLSVSTVVLLFVMVKLKGVGKHAKK from the coding sequence GTGAAAGACTTTAAATATGCTGACGAAAAAATAAGTCACAGGGAAATCATGATTTCTGTCCCTGCTGTAGCTATAGCTGTTGGAATTCTTATTGTACCAAGTAGCATAGCCAGTGTAACGGTCTCCTCTGACGGGTGGGTTTCTTTGCTGGCGGCAGGTATGATCTCTATTTTTATTGCATGGCTTATAGCAAGACTGGCAGCACACTTTCCTCAACAAAGCTTTTTTTCTTACGCTTCCTCCCTTGTTTCAAAACCAGGTGCTATTATTCTTTGTTTACTATTCGCTGCTAATGGAATCCTAATTACTGCATACGAAGTAAAACAACTTGCAAATACCTCACATCAATACCTTTTTGACCGTACCCCAGAAGAAGTGGTAGGATTAGCATTTTTGCTTATAGTTATTTACGCCGTTTCGGGCTCACGTGCAGGGCTTATTAGGTTGAATATTATGTTTTTTCCAATCATTTTTGCTATCTCTTTTCTCTTAATAATCTTTTCATTAAAACTTGTAAAATTAGATAATGTGCTTCCGGTTTTTCAAACAGATTTAAATGGTTATTTATTAGGATTTAAAGAGAGTATGTTTATCTATGTCGGCTACTGTATGTTGTTTTTCTATACAGCTTTTGTAAGGAAACCAGAAAAAGCCCCGAAAGCTGCCGCACTTGGTATGTCCATGGCAGTTGCACTATATATGCTTTTGTTTTTATGCTGTGTTTTTGTATTTGGAAATTTAGCTACTGCAAATTTGGTGGTACCGACAATTGAACTGGCCAAAACGGTAGAGATACCTGGAGGGTTTTTCGAAAGATTTGAACTACCCCTTTTCACCATATGGGTGATGGCTATATTTAACACTGCAGCTATATTACTTGATATATCTGTCTTGGCAATAAGTTATGTGTTTCCGAATTTACAAAAAAAGAAGATTCTATTCATTCTTTCACCACTAGTTTTCTTTATTAGTGAATTGCCGAAAAATATTAAGGAAATCTCTCAATTGGCAACAGCAATAAGCCTTTACAGTGTTCTATTAAGTGTTAGCACAGTTGTCTTACTATTTGTAATGGTTAAGCTTAAAGGGGTGGGAAAGCATGCGAAAAAGTAA
- a CDS encoding Ger(x)C family spore germination protein, which translates to MRKSKILFIYVYSLLSMCFLAGCWDQVELEERGFVIGSAIDLKEQDRNGNYQLTFTNQIVIPSGLGMESGSSGGETESYTNVSASGESIFDINRNMAKLTSRTPYYQHTKLVVVSEDVVQEPYLFKDVMDYFIREQEMRRGIRILIAKGEAKKILNVEPVNEKIPTLYIDSLLSNTYNNAEMIEATKLDDMQANFLYDLSYVVPLVTADDNKVRYDGVALFKAHNNQMAGALKGEALMGLNLITGNVKGGSIKIEMNGKKTAIEILEVKKKVKIDINNKDNIMFTVDIKLNTAVAESFGQMQFSKKDNLEKLKKTVEEKTEEITNNTVEALQHDYGVDVLRFSNLLYQRHYDFWQTIRDDWDDGEKYFSKSKVKINVEAVLEGTGVKDQTKKGEV; encoded by the coding sequence ATGCGAAAAAGTAAGATACTTTTTATTTACGTTTATTCTTTACTAAGCATGTGTTTTTTAGCAGGTTGTTGGGATCAAGTTGAATTAGAAGAGAGGGGTTTTGTTATAGGTTCTGCCATTGATTTGAAGGAACAGGATAGGAATGGAAATTATCAATTAACATTTACAAATCAAATTGTTATCCCTTCAGGACTTGGTATGGAAAGCGGAAGTAGTGGAGGAGAAACAGAATCTTATACCAACGTATCTGCAAGTGGGGAAAGCATTTTTGATATTAACCGGAATATGGCTAAACTAACGAGTCGTACTCCTTATTATCAGCATACGAAACTAGTGGTGGTTTCCGAGGATGTTGTTCAGGAGCCCTATTTATTCAAGGATGTTATGGATTACTTTATTCGTGAACAGGAGATGCGTCGGGGAATAAGAATTTTAATAGCAAAGGGTGAAGCCAAAAAGATTCTTAATGTGGAGCCAGTCAATGAAAAAATCCCCACTCTTTATATCGATTCCTTGTTAAGCAATACATATAATAATGCGGAGATGATAGAGGCTACTAAACTTGATGATATGCAAGCAAATTTTTTATATGATTTAAGCTATGTTGTTCCACTCGTTACCGCTGATGACAACAAAGTTCGTTATGATGGGGTAGCCCTGTTTAAAGCTCATAATAATCAAATGGCGGGAGCATTGAAAGGTGAAGCACTAATGGGGTTAAATCTTATTACAGGCAATGTAAAAGGTGGGAGCATAAAAATTGAAATGAACGGAAAGAAAACAGCCATTGAAATATTGGAAGTGAAGAAAAAAGTTAAGATAGACATAAATAATAAGGATAATATTATGTTTACTGTTGATATAAAACTGAACACAGCTGTTGCAGAGTCATTCGGACAGATGCAGTTTTCTAAAAAGGACAATTTGGAGAAATTAAAAAAGACAGTGGAAGAAAAAACAGAGGAAATAACAAATAATACAGTAGAAGCACTCCAGCATGATTACGGCGTAGACGTTCTGCGGTTCTCCAACCTTCTTTACCAGCGTCATTATGATTTCTGGCAGACAATTAGGGATGACTGGGATGATGGAGAAAAGTATTTCTCAAAAAGCAAAGTGAAAATAAATGTGGAAGCAGTTTTAGAAGGTACCGGTGTGAAAGATCAGACAAAGAAAGGGGAGGTATAA
- a CDS encoding amidase, with product MKLDTYVKLDATDLAELMKSKEMKPSELVELSFQQLEKVNPVLNAVVHERKAKALKEADEIQVDQGPFAGVPLLLKNISQHVKGELLTSGSKLLQQSISKHDSNLVGKMREAGFLFIGHTNTPEFGLKNISEPELYGPSRNPWNTEHSPGGSSGGSAAAIAAGIVPLAGASDGGGSIRIPASFTGLFGLKPTRGRTPVGPGIGRQWQGASIDFVLSKTVRDSAAMLDLLQVVQPEAAFHTPLFEGSYKQAITEAFPSPLRIAFTTKSPVGTPVSDEAKEAVRKTVKWLKEQGHVVEEKANNVDGIELMRNYYLMNSGEIASLANQLEKATGRMLKPEDVEIETWLLNEAGKSVTAAEYAASLAAWDQAAALMAEFHQMYDFYITPATAYAAPKVGELTHTQESQARLREDVQRLDKKGQQELIYDMFLPSLTYTPFTQLANLTGQPAMSVPLHQTLDGLPLGVQVMASKGREDMLLKLAYQLEQDKLWRGLNDNPYFE from the coding sequence ATGAAGCTGGATACATATGTCAAATTAGATGCAACAGATTTAGCAGAGCTAATGAAGAGTAAGGAAATGAAGCCGTCCGAGTTGGTGGAATTAAGCTTTCAACAATTGGAAAAGGTAAATCCCGTTCTGAATGCCGTGGTCCATGAGCGAAAAGCGAAGGCACTGAAAGAGGCGGATGAAATTCAAGTGGATCAGGGACCATTCGCTGGTGTTCCGTTATTATTAAAAAATATTTCGCAGCACGTAAAGGGGGAGCTGTTAACCTCTGGATCAAAATTATTACAACAGTCCATTTCCAAGCATGATTCCAATTTAGTTGGAAAAATGAGGGAAGCTGGTTTTCTATTTATCGGTCACACCAATACACCGGAGTTTGGTCTGAAAAATATTTCAGAACCGGAACTCTATGGTCCAAGTAGAAATCCGTGGAATACAGAGCATTCTCCAGGAGGATCCAGTGGCGGTTCGGCAGCCGCTATTGCTGCAGGAATTGTACCACTTGCTGGAGCTAGTGATGGTGGTGGTTCTATTCGTATTCCAGCCTCTTTTACTGGGTTGTTTGGGTTGAAACCCACTCGTGGGCGCACACCTGTCGGGCCAGGCATTGGCAGACAGTGGCAAGGGGCTTCCATTGATTTTGTTTTAAGTAAAACGGTTAGAGACAGTGCAGCTATGCTGGATCTGCTTCAGGTCGTTCAGCCAGAGGCAGCCTTCCATACACCACTCTTTGAAGGAAGTTACAAGCAAGCGATCACGGAAGCCTTTCCTTCTCCATTGCGCATTGCATTTACTACTAAATCACCTGTAGGAACGCCTGTTTCTGACGAGGCTAAAGAGGCGGTTAGGAAAACAGTGAAATGGCTGAAAGAGCAAGGACATGTTGTAGAAGAAAAAGCTAATAATGTAGATGGTATAGAATTAATGAGAAACTACTATTTAATGAATAGCGGGGAAATTGCTTCTCTTGCCAATCAGCTTGAGAAGGCTACAGGCAGAATGTTGAAGCCAGAGGATGTAGAAATTGAAACATGGTTATTAAATGAAGCTGGAAAATCAGTTACGGCAGCGGAATATGCTGCAAGTCTAGCTGCCTGGGATCAAGCTGCTGCTCTGATGGCAGAATTTCATCAGATGTATGATTTTTATATCACTCCAGCAACAGCTTATGCTGCTCCAAAGGTAGGAGAATTAACTCATACACAAGAAAGCCAAGCACGATTAAGAGAAGATGTACAACGTTTGGATAAAAAAGGACAGCAGGAGCTTATTTATGATATGTTCCTTCCGAGTCTTACCTATACACCATTTACACAATTAGCCAACTTGACCGGACAGCCGGCTATGTCGGTTCCATTACATCAAACGTTGGATGGACTTCCTTTAGGTGTCCAAGTAATGGCTTCAAAAGGAAGAGAGGATATGCTCTTAAAGCTAGCATACCAACTAGAGCAAGATAAATTATGGAGAGGATTGAATGATAACCCCTATTTTGAATAG